In the genome of Pontibacter actiniarum, the window GGGGCTGCAGGCCAGGGCGAATGCCCTTCGGCTGGCGGCCTGATAAAAAGGATAGCGCGTGGTTTTCGAAGAAGTAAGAGATTTGCTGGTACAGCTGTTTGGGGCAGAGCTGATACAGGCAGAAAAGGCCGATAGTTTGCAACCGTACCTGGTGATAGCGCCGGAGCGCCTGGCAGAGGTGTGCCTGGAACTGCACGACAACGAACAGACCTACTTTGACTTCCTCTCCTGCGTTACAGGCTTGGATAACGGGCCGGAAGCTGGCACGATGGAGGTTGCCTATAACCTGTACTCCATTCCTTACGACCACCACCTGACGCTGAAAGTACAGGTGCCGCGCAACAGTACGGCAGACCAACCCATGCCGCAAGTACCTACCGTCAGCCACATCTGGCGCACCGCCGACTGGCATGAGCGCGAGGTGTTCGACATGTTAGGGATCTACTTTACAAACCACCCCGATATGCGCCGCATCCTCTGCGCCGCCGACTGGGAGGGCCAC includes:
- a CDS encoding NADH-quinone oxidoreductase subunit C — protein: MVFEEVRDLLVQLFGAELIQAEKADSLQPYLVIAPERLAEVCLELHDNEQTYFDFLSCVTGLDNGPEAGTMEVAYNLYSIPYDHHLTLKVQVPRNSTADQPMPQVPTVSHIWRTADWHEREVFDMLGIYFTNHPDMRRILCAADWEGHPLRKDYELQEYYHGIKVPFDQHNELNGFKGEPQWIVGQPTPFSDKREKPE